The Victivallis sp. Marseille-Q1083 genome has a window encoding:
- the cobO gene encoding cob(I)yrinic acid a,c-diamide adenosyltransferase encodes MEKLELTGRPREKRRGLLLNITGDGKGKSTAAFGTLFRALGYGWQAAVVQFIKDGRPTGEAAMAARLPEQLRWHRCGGGFSFRPGADAAADRQLAFDGWRLAQSYLAGGDVDLLILDELNIALQLNWLDLAAVVDALQRRPAWLHVIVTGRNAPAALLDISDLVSEIKDVRHPYAKGIAAQPGIDF; translated from the coding sequence ATGGAAAAGCTGGAATTGACCGGCCGGCCGCGGGAAAAACGGCGCGGCTTGCTGTTGAATATTACCGGTGACGGCAAAGGAAAAAGCACGGCGGCTTTCGGGACGCTGTTCCGGGCGTTGGGTTACGGCTGGCAGGCGGCGGTGGTCCAGTTCATCAAGGACGGACGGCCGACCGGGGAGGCGGCCATGGCGGCGCGGTTGCCGGAACAACTGCGCTGGCACCGGTGCGGAGGCGGTTTTTCGTTCCGTCCGGGCGCCGATGCGGCGGCCGACCGGCAACTGGCGTTCGACGGCTGGCGGCTGGCGCAATCCTATCTGGCCGGCGGCGATGTCGATCTGCTGATTCTGGATGAACTGAATATCGCCCTGCAGTTGAATTGGCTTGACTTGGCGGCAGTCGTTGATGCGCTGCAGCGGCGGCCGGCCTGGCTGCATGTCATCGTCACCGGCCGCAACGCTCCGGCCGCCCTGTTGGATATTTCCGATCTGGTATCGGAAATCAAGGATGTCAGGCATCCCTATGCGAAGGGGATCGCCGCCCAGCCCGGCATCGATTTCTGA
- a CDS encoding RNA polymerase sigma factor: MSPMHHGMTAGRDELAEYLRENRARFYRIAYSYVRQPEDALDIVQNAIVRAVARYGSLREKRYLGSWFYRILINESLGQLRRRRRCRETVDIDGIELPDRHAPPPDDDFGALVRSLAPETQTIVYLRYYENLKFPEIARLTGWNVNTVKTRLYQALKQLRTQWKQENQR; this comes from the coding sequence ATGTCACCGATGCACCATGGAATGACGGCCGGCCGGGATGAGCTGGCCGAATATTTGCGGGAGAACCGCGCGCGTTTTTACCGGATCGCCTACAGTTACGTCCGGCAGCCGGAGGATGCGCTGGATATCGTCCAGAATGCGATTGTCCGGGCGGTTGCCCGATACGGTTCGCTGCGGGAGAAGCGGTATCTGGGCAGTTGGTTCTACCGGATTTTGATCAACGAGAGTCTGGGGCAGTTGCGCCGTCGGCGGCGCTGCCGGGAAACGGTTGACATCGACGGCATCGAGCTGCCGGACCGTCACGCGCCGCCGCCGGACGACGACTTCGGGGCGCTGGTCCGCTCCCTGGCTCCGGAAACGCAGACGATCGTGTACCTGCGCTATTATGAAAATTTGAAATTCCCTGAAATCGCCCGGCTGACCGGTTGGAATGTCAATACCGTCAAGACCAGGCTTTACCAGGCTTTGAAACAGCTTCGCACACAATGGAAACAGGAGAATCAGAGATGA
- a CDS encoding RsiV family protein: MKRRQASRRAYQAVEIPPELESVVERALRQGRTCRRWRVRPLWSAAAMLLLGFIALLNVSRAFAELVGEVPLLGPLARLCTIREYSRSNGDDEVNVRIPALAGTGNPVLEERINAEILQRMNDQVAAAERRAREAREARIATGGDPNEVIPVFIDIDYELKYTSAERISFVVTKTETLANAYSEQYFYNLALPDGRDLQLSDLLGPDFKRIVDTEVERQIAERGKDPDVVFFEGENGFRGIDDRQKFFIDADGQVVVVFAKYEIAPGSMGIQTFKIPAPLSGNSSGR, encoded by the coding sequence ATGAAACGTCGTCAAGCTTCCCGCCGGGCCTATCAGGCTGTCGAAATACCGCCGGAACTGGAATCCGTCGTCGAACGGGCATTGCGGCAGGGGCGGACATGCCGCCGTTGGCGTGTGCGCCCGCTGTGGAGTGCCGCCGCCATGTTGCTGCTCGGTTTTATCGCGCTGCTGAATGTCAGCCGCGCCTTTGCCGAGCTGGTCGGCGAGGTTCCGCTGCTGGGACCGCTGGCGCGGCTCTGCACAATTCGCGAATACAGCCGGTCCAACGGCGACGACGAGGTCAACGTGCGGATTCCGGCTTTGGCCGGCACCGGCAATCCGGTCCTGGAAGAACGGATCAACGCTGAAATTTTACAGCGGATGAACGACCAGGTGGCGGCGGCCGAGCGGCGTGCCAGGGAAGCGCGGGAAGCCCGGATTGCCACCGGCGGCGACCCGAACGAGGTGATTCCGGTTTTCATCGACATTGATTATGAACTGAAGTACACTTCCGCCGAACGGATTTCATTTGTGGTGACCAAGACTGAGACGTTGGCCAACGCTTATTCCGAGCAGTATTTCTACAATCTGGCGCTGCCGGACGGTCGGGATTTGCAGTTGTCGGACCTGCTTGGGCCGGATTTCAAACGGATTGTCGACACCGAGGTGGAACGCCAGATCGCCGAACGCGGCAAAGACCCCGATGTCGTCTTTTTCGAGGGGGAAAATGGTTTCCGGGGAATCGATGACCGGCAGAAATTCTTTATCGATGCCGACGGACAAGTGGTGGTGGTATTCGCCAAATATGAGATTGCGCCCGGCAGCATGGGCATCCAGACCTTCAAGATTCCGGCGCC